A genomic stretch from Acropora palmata chromosome 13, jaAcrPala1.3, whole genome shotgun sequence includes:
- the LOC141863559 gene encoding uncharacterized protein LOC141863559 — MASCSDGTSDPERTVSRSDELLKLPFKDENSKFLITNDVKQSKIPPKIFKIEPSSVLSRVKDFLPKMKEAEEMLEKEIAVKSTSGLDIENVADGAPYIEMNLALVEAEESSADDSLEESSASENKDSDAVQTQEIDFGRVTDKNFVISKAVTGHKKPVIEDISKMEGNGINKFTKITASKKASRKRKQR, encoded by the exons ATGGCGTCTTGTAGCGACGGAACAAGTGATCCAGAGCGAACAGTATCACGTTCAGATGAGCTACTGAAGTTGCCTTTCAAAGATG AAAACTCCAAGTTTCTTATTACGAATGATGTCAAACAGAGTAAAATACCTCCGAAGATCTTCAAAATCGAACCGTCGTCAG ttttaagtCGAGTCAAGGATTTCTTGCCTAAGATGAAAGAGGCTGAAGAGAtgttggaaaaagaaattgctGTGAAATCAACATCTGGACTGGATATTGAAAATGTTGCAGATGGTGCACCATACATTGAAATG AATTTAGCATTAGTGGAAGCAGAGGAATCCAGTGCTGATGATTCTCTTGAGGAAAGCAGTGCAAGTGAAAATAAAGATTCAGATGCAGTTCAAACACAGGAAATTGACTTTGGACGTGTGACAGATAAAAATTTTGTAATATCAAAGGCAGTTACAGGCCATAAAAAGCCTGTTATAGAAGATATATCCAAAATGGAAGGGAATGGTATAAATAAATTCACAAAGATAACTGCTTCAAAGAAAGCttcaagaaagagaaaacaaagatag